The sequence AGTTTCTGGAATCTGGCCAGGGAATTCTTATCGGCGAGCCCGCGCGCTTCGGCCGCGCCGATCAGGTTCTTGACGATCGTATGGCGCGCGCGCTGGCCACCGTAGAGTTTCTCCTTATACATGTTGTTGTCCGCCTCCCGGTAGAGCTCTGCCATGGTCTGATTGAGATTGCCGCGGATCGCGAATCCCTTGGAAATGCTGAGCGGTACGAGAGGTTTCTTTCGGTTATAGACAACGACGGCCTGTTTGATTCTTCGACAAATGTCTTCTACTTTGGACCTCGGGCTATTAGGCAGGAGGATAGCAAACTCATCTCCGCCCACCCTCGCAACAACATCGCTTTCGCGGAAAGACTGCTTGATCACGTTGGACGCCGTGATGAGAAGCTCATCCCCCTTGTCGTGCCCCAAAGTATCATTGATAAGCTTAAGCCCGTCTATGTCACAGACGATGAGACCGACAAACTCAAGGCGACTGTTATCGAGACGGTGCATTTCTTCTTCAAAATAGGCCCGGTTATAAAGACTCGTTAAGGGATCGTGGAGGCTCAGATACTTGAGCTTCTCTTCGGTCTTTTTCAGATCCGTAATATCTTTGGAGACGACGGCCACGAATTTGACTTTTCCGTCATTCTTCTCGATAATGGGGCTCAAGGTACGAAGCGTATACCGATCTTCGGTCCTGCTCTTATATTCATACCGGTACGACACGCCTGTCTGAAAGATTTTATTCACGTAGCCCTTGAATTCTTTCGCGTCTTCGGCATCATGAAAATCGCTATACCGCTTCTTCATGATGTCCTTTCCCTTGACATGAAGCCTTTTTAACATCTGTCCGTTCACAAAGAGATAACGGCAATCTCTATCGATCATGTAGACCGAATCGTCTGTAGACTCCACGAGAGATCGGTATTTCTCCTCGCTGATCCTGGTTTTCTCTTTTCCGGCAATTATCTCTGTAATGTCTACGAAGGAGATGAGCGCCCCTCTGGTCCCTTTAATCGGTTCCTTGACAATCGCCACATCCTTTGTAATCTCTTTACCGTCTATAAACTTGAATTCGTAACTCTTTGCAGGACGTCCGGAATGGTTCCCCGTGAAGACACGATATGCCTTGGCCCTCGCCGGATCGTCGTTGGTAAGAAATTCCGTCCACCTTCTTTTGCCTTCAAGACTCTTTTTCGGGTATCCGGAGAACTGTTCGAATCTTTCATTTGCGAGCACTATGGTTGCGTCCCGGTCGACAACGATCATGGCGATGCCGGAGGACTTAAGCAGGGATATGTAGCCATCAAGATGAGCGTGCAATATGCCTCTTCTGGAAGTTTGAGCCGGTAAGCCTTTGACCATGCTTCTACCTCTTGCCCCCATGACCGCGCCGCCACAGCATAAATCTGTTCTTAATTCATAATATATTTCATGCCCTATATCAACAGTTTCCTTTCACTGGTGCGCGGTATTTGCCCCTCGAGAGGCCTCACGTGCGAAAGCGTCGGTCATTGAGACTAACGTGAGATTTCAAATGCGAACGTAAGATCATAAGAGACATGCTTCCGTCATATTTTCAATCCGGAAAGATCTTACCGGGATTCAGTATGCCGCTCGGATCAAATGCCTTCTTAATCCTTTTCATAATTTCCGTCTCCGCCTCGCTCAGGCGGAGCGGAAGATAATCTTTCACGGTAATCCCTACTCCATGTTCTCCCGTCAGACTCCCCCCCATCTCTACGGCTTTCCGGTATATGGTCTCCAAAAGACCGTATGCCTCGTCAAGTTCGGCGAAGTTTCTCCGGCGATAGAGAATGGTAACATGGAGATTGCCGTCCCCTGCGTGTCCGAAGGTGGCTATGCTTATAGCCTCATCGTGCTTAAGCTCCCCGATGAACTGGACAAGGAAAGGGAGATCGTAACGCGGTACCACAACATCGGCTTCGAGACGGTCCTTCCCCAGGGAGGTGAGCGCGGGCAACGCCTCCCTGCGTACTTTCCAGAACCGTTGAGCCTCGGCCTCACCTGATGCCAATCTCGTTTCGACGATACCGGGAAACGTTTCGCACACTGATACGATGGCCTGCGCCTCACTGTCTACGGTCACCGGAAGATGCCCGTCGACTTCAATGAGAACCAGCGCTCGCGCACCTTTCATAAGGGGCACCCCCATGTAGTCGGCCACAGTATTGATTGTGGTATTGTCCAGCAATTCTAAAGCACAGGGAATGATCCCGCTGCGAAGGACTTGAACGATCAGGTCCGCAGCTGCTGCCAGGTCGTTGAGGTATACGATAATTGTCCTTAGTTCTGCGGGTCGGGGAAGAAGCTTCAAAATGATCTTCGTGACCACAGCCAGTGTACCTTCGGAACCAACGATTAGTGACGTCACGTCGTATCCCGTTACATCCTTGGCATTCTTGCCGCCCGTACGTATAATCTCGCCGGTAGCGAGTACCGCCTCGAGCCCCCTTACGTAGTCCCTCGTCACGCCGTACTTCACGGCCCTCGTGTATCCCGCATTCTCCGCCACATTGCCGCCGATAGTACTGTCCACCCCGCTCGATGGATCGGGAGGAAAGAAAAGTCGGCGTGACTTAAGAGCCTCCTGAAGGTCGGAAGATGTGACACCGGGTTCTACGATTGCAAGCATATTCCTCTCATCGATTTCTACGATTCTTTTCATTCTCAGGAGCGAAAGTACCGCACCACCTTTAACCGGCAGTCCGCCTCCCGATAGGCCCGTTCTGCCTCCCTGGGGCGTAACCGGGATCTTGAGTTCGAAGGCAAGCTTCATGATTCTCGACACTTCCTCGGTGCTCTCGGGCAGAACCACCACCTTGGGCAGAAATTGCCTCTCTGTGGCGTCGTAGGAGAAGTGAGAAAGGCCCTCTCGGTTGAGTATTATCCTGTCTTCCGTGAGGAATGCCCTGAGCCCGCCTATAAAATTCTCAAGATCCATTATCTTTGATTATAACCGTGGCAGGCAAGAGCGGCAAGAAAATTGTAAGCATGGTGCGAAACCGACGAGGACAGAAAGTTACTATTAAGAAATCTCGAGAATTGCCGTTAATACTATTGTATTGGGCTCAAAGACCGTTTAGATGTCATCTGCCGGCTGTCATGCTGCGCAAGGTCTACCTCATCATGACGGGCTCTATGCGGATGACCGGTCCTGGTGTCGGTAAACGCGGCGCCGGGTCTTATCCCAGGTCTTCGTGATGGGAACCGATATGGGCCCGATATCGATCGGAACGTATATGATCGTGGAGGACAGGTTGATGGCAGGCCCTAATATGCACCCCTCGCGGTTAAACCCATCATCGGGTTCTTCCGCCTTGAAAGACCCCCAACGAATCTATCCTGTCCTATCCGCCATATTCGACAAGATATATCCTGTTATCCTGATCTGCGCCGGCCTGGCCCTGGCGGTCTCGCTTTGCCGAACGCTCGCACGATCTGCCTGGCACCCTGTCTTAATCATGCATGGATCAATGTATCTCATGCTCGTTGCGGTTTTCGCATTTCGCCGTCACCTCTCCGTCCCTGTCACGTTTTCCTTCTTGCTCGCGATTGTCTACATTATCGGCGCCCAATCGCTCACGAGCCTGGGGCTCGCAGGTTCGTCAATGATTCACCTCGTCATGCTTTGCGCCTTTGCAAGCGTCTTTCTTGGAATACGGGCAGGGATAATCTCTTCCTCTGTGGTGACGGTAACGGTTATCCTTTTCGCTATTGGGGCCCACTGGGGCATTATTCCAACAAGGCCGGGCACAGCTTTCTATCTCTTTTCGCCCGCCAATTGGATGGTCCATGTCGCCTGTCTTATTATGTATCTGGCGCCATTCGTGCTTGCCGTGAGCGGCCTTCAAAAAAGAATGGTGGGGGCCATGCGAGAGCTCGAGTCCGCCAATGAGCTCCTGCAGGGAGAGATATCCATGCGCAAGCTGTCTCAAGAGAGATCTGAGGAAAGCGAGAGACGATATAGAGAACTGGCAGATTTGCTGCCTCAGGCAGTTGCCGAGTTTGACCTGAAGGGCTACTTCGTCTACGGAAATCTCTGCGGGCTCGAAATGTTCGGCTATACGCAAAGAGAGTTCGATGAGAGGATTTTCAACCTCTCCGAAATGTTTGTGACCGAAGACCTTGAAAGACTGCAGGGGAACATTCAAAGGGTGCTGAAAGGCGACAGGCCATCCCACGGTAACGAATATACCGCATTGAGAAAGGACGGCACCACCTTTCCCGTCATGGTCTATGCCGGTCCCGTTATACGGGAAGGAAAACTCTCCGGCATGCGGGCCATAGCGGTCGATATTACGGAGCGCAAGAATACTGAGCGGGCTTACATGGAGTCTGAAGCAAAGTACCGTAGTGTGGTGGAAAGCTCTCTCGTAGGCTTTTACGTTATCCAGGATGGAAAATTCAGGTTCGTAAACCGTCGGTTCTGCCATATGATGGGTTACGCAAGCGATGAGATAGTGGACAAGCTTGGTCCCCTGGACGGCATCCATCCGGAAGACAAAGC comes from Syntrophorhabdaceae bacterium and encodes:
- a CDS encoding FAD-linked oxidase C-terminal domain-containing protein, translating into MDLENFIGGLRAFLTEDRIILNREGLSHFSYDATERQFLPKVVVLPESTEEVSRIMKLAFELKIPVTPQGGRTGLSGGGLPVKGGAVLSLLRMKRIVEIDERNMLAIVEPGVTSSDLQEALKSRRLFFPPDPSSGVDSTIGGNVAENAGYTRAVKYGVTRDYVRGLEAVLATGEIIRTGGKNAKDVTGYDVTSLIVGSEGTLAVVTKIILKLLPRPAELRTIIVYLNDLAAAADLIVQVLRSGIIPCALELLDNTTINTVADYMGVPLMKGARALVLIEVDGHLPVTVDSEAQAIVSVCETFPGIVETRLASGEAEAQRFWKVRREALPALTSLGKDRLEADVVVPRYDLPFLVQFIGELKHDEAISIATFGHAGDGNLHVTILYRRRNFAELDEAYGLLETIYRKAVEMGGSLTGEHGVGITVKDYLPLRLSEAETEIMKRIKKAFDPSGILNPGKIFPD
- a CDS encoding diguanylate cyclase, encoding MVKGLPAQTSRRGILHAHLDGYISLLKSSGIAMIVVDRDATIVLANERFEQFSGYPKKSLEGKRRWTEFLTNDDPARAKAYRVFTGNHSGRPAKSYEFKFIDGKEITKDVAIVKEPIKGTRGALISFVDITEIIAGKEKTRISEEKYRSLVESTDDSVYMIDRDCRYLFVNGQMLKRLHVKGKDIMKKRYSDFHDAEDAKEFKGYVNKIFQTGVSYRYEYKSRTEDRYTLRTLSPIIEKNDGKVKFVAVVSKDITDLKKTEEKLKYLSLHDPLTSLYNRAYFEEEMHRLDNSRLEFVGLIVCDIDGLKLINDTLGHDKGDELLITASNVIKQSFRESDVVARVGGDEFAILLPNSPRSKVEDICRRIKQAVVVYNRKKPLVPLSISKGFAIRGNLNQTMAELYREADNNMYKEKLYGGQRARHTIVKNLIGAAEARGLADKNSLARFQKLTTAFAQAIDLPEERIKDLYLLGQFHDIGNVSIHDYVLRKPGRLTREELVEIQKHCDIGHRIAQSAPDLASISDFILKHHEWWDGNGYPLGLKGSDIPLESRLIAIVDAYVAMTAGRPHRPPMIPKKALKELKRCAGTQFDPSLVDAFVDLMKKSASL